The Rattus rattus isolate New Zealand chromosome 13, Rrattus_CSIRO_v1, whole genome shotgun sequence nucleotide sequence cGCCATGCCGGCGCCCTGGGCcctctttttaataaataataaacattttggctacagaaggattcgtgtgtccccgcgtattcttgctggcgagacgacaGTGCGGGATATTTGGTGCCGAAACCTGGTAAAAAACGCCACACCATCGCCAGGCGCCAAGAGGGGGTCTTTTGTCCGCGGACGGAATCCAGAACTGTAGTGTTTAAAGGTAGGCCCTGAGAGACATGCTTAGTCTTGATCTGTTCCACTTCACTCCCCTGCTAGATGCGGCGGAAGTTTTTGTTATCGTTTTAGCAGCCTTCATGCTTTCTCTATTGGCTTTTGAGTTTTTGGCTGCTGCCAGGCAGCATCACAGGTCACATGGGAGCCGCCCAGCTGTAATAGCAAAGCAGAGAACGCTACGGGAGGTACAAGACAGCAAGTCAGAAACAGAGTGgggtaaaaaattaaagagctcaaggaaaaaagataaaaataagccGACAGTCCCTTCCAAAGACTTCAGATCTGCCGAGGCGAGAGATTGGGGAAAAAACGCCCCGGGAGagatgaaacagagaaaggggaaaaaagtcttgaaaaggaGAAGTCTTTATCCGGTAAAGGAATTAAAGGCTTCAGAGCTTGATAGCTCAGAGACAGACGAGCTTagctcctctgaggaagaggatttagaagatgaggcagctcgctatgaagaagaaGGATACTACCCAGATGAACAACGAGCTAACAGCTTGGGTAAACAGAAGGAAGTGGGAGGTGGAAACCATGCCGTTTCCCGGCCTATAAGCCCCAGCGTCCCTCCATCTTATATGGAGAGATTtcactcagattccttcctcactaaagaggaacagaaaaagatacaacAGGCATTTCCGGTGTTTGAGGCCGACGATAGAGGACGTGTTCACGCACCAGTAGAATATGTTCAAATTAAGGAACTTGCTGAGTCAGTCTGTAACTATGGAGTTAGTGCCAATTTTACTATTGCTCAAGTCGAGAGGCTTGCCACTCTGGCCATGACTCCAGGAGACTGACAGACAACAGTGAAGGCTGCGCTCCCTAATATGGGACAATATATGGAATGGAAAGCCTTGTGGTATGACGCCTCTCAGGCACAGGCCAAAGTCAATGCCATTGCTGAAGGCGATCAGAGAGATTGGACACTTGGTCTGCTAACAGGACAAGGGCAGTATGCCAATAATCAAACAAACTATGACTGGGGAGCATACGCTCAAATCTCCACTGCCGCCGTTAAGGCGTGGAAGGCACTTTCCAAGAAGGGAGAGTCTGGGGGACACTTAACGAGAATTATACAAGGCCCCCAGGAGCCATTCTCAGACTTCGTGGCTAGGATGACAGAGGCAACAGACAGGATCTTTGGAGACCCTGAACAGGCAATGCCTTTAGTGGAACAGTTGATCTATGAGCAAGCCACACAGGAATGCAGAGCAGCTATTACACCTAGGAAGAGCAAAGGATTACAGGACTGGCTGAGAGTTTGCTGAGAACTTGGAGGCCCGCTTACTAATGCCGGTCTCGCGGCTGCTATCCTACAGGGCCAAAAGTGCTCAGGTACAGGTGATCGCAGGGTCTGCTATAACTGTGGCAAACCAGGACATCTGAAAAAGGAGTGTCAGGCCCTCACAAAGAAGAGAACACCAGGACTGTGTACTAAGTGTTGGAAAGGCTGTCACTGGGCTAGTGAGTGTCACTCAGTTAAAGATATCAGAGGCAGGCTTATTCAGCCCGGGCCTCCCCAG carries:
- the LOC116914988 gene encoding LOW QUALITY PROTEIN: igE-binding protein-like (The sequence of the model RefSeq protein was modified relative to this genomic sequence to represent the inferred CDS: substituted 2 bases at 2 genomic stop codons), with the translated sequence MLSLDLFHFTPLLDAAEVFVIVLAAFMLSLLAFEFLAAARQHHRSHGSRPAVIAKQRTLREVQDSKSETEWGKKLKSSRKKDKNKPTVPSKDFRSAEARDWGKNAPGEMKQRKGKKVLKRRSLYPVKELKASELDSSETDELSSSEEEDLEDEAARYEEEGYYPDEQRANSLGKQKEVGGGNHAVSRPISPSVPPSYMERFHSDSFLTKEEQKKIQQAFPVFEADDRGRVHAPVEYVQIKELAESVCNYGVSANFTIAQVERLATLAMTPGDXQTTVKAALPNMGQYMEWKALWYDASQAQAKVNAIAEGDQRDWTLGLLTGQGQYANNQTNYDWGAYAQISTAAVKAWKALSKKGESGGHLTRIIQGPQEPFSDFVARMTEATDRIFGDPEQAMPLVEQLIYEQATQECRAAITPRKSKGLQDWLRVCXELGGPLTNAGLAAAILQGQKCSGTGDRRVCYNCGKPGHLKKECQALTKKRTPGLCTKCWKGCHWASECHSVKDIRGRLIQPGPPQAEGGENTPKNGYLGPKSQGPKTYGTPAHNRWTPRFTELQKAQQEWTSVPPPNSY